Proteins encoded together in one Cicer arietinum cultivar CDC Frontier isolate Library 1 chromosome 4, Cicar.CDCFrontier_v2.0, whole genome shotgun sequence window:
- the LOC101495532 gene encoding nuclear pore complex protein NUP98A isoform X7 — MFGSSNPAFGQASSSPFGSSQSVFGQQNNSSVFGAAQTSSPFSSNTTFGASSSPAFGSSMPAFGASSTPAFGSSSSSFGGSSVFGQKPAFGGFGSTPTQTSPFGGATQPSQPAFGSVTQPSQPAFGSTTQPSQPAFGSSIFGSSTPFGASSQPAFGSTGTPAFGATSTPSFGATSTPAFGAASTPTFGSTSSPAFGSTGSAFGVSSAPVFGGGGAFGASSSPVFGSSSTSAFGTSSSPFGASSSPAFGASSTPAFSFGSTQAFGQSSSAFGTSSPFGSTTSAFGGQSSAFGSQTPTQAFGNTGIGQSGFGGQRGGSRVASYSATPEADSGTSGQTAKLESISAMPVYKEKSHEELRWEDYQLGDKGGPLASAPQPTGFNSNAGFNSSTTQTNAFSPSPVFGQSSANPFSSTTPNSNPFAPKTSTFSSGFGTSAPAFSSSAFGSSTSAAAPSIFGSSTSPFGANSSSQAFGSSTSLFNTAAQGTSSPFGSSIFGNTQPSQLFSSAAPTNAQSGSAFGQNTSPFGQTANFSQSSLFSSPSTGLAGSIFSSSASLTSNALTGFGQTAPSMSTPFQSAQPAQSSGAFAFSNFGQTQPAGASSFGGTPGIFGQNNFGIQATPQNSMVPQAAPITNPFGTLPALPQMSIGRVGTTPSVQYGISSMPAQDKPATVRISSLLTSRHLSQRRIKFPIRKYKNEGSKVPFFSDDEDTPTTPKADALFIPRENPRALIICPMEQWPGRASEKASSFKERYTSANENGLGSREACTTPNDRTGSEAKETENGVVVEQVQPIPTKNASNNEDHSPQKADMYKTLSGHRAGEAAIVYEHGADVEALMPKLRRSDYFTLPRIHELAAKERAEPGFCSHVKDFVVGRQAYGSIKFLGVTDVRGLDLESIVQFNNREVIVYMDDSKKPPVGQGLNKPAEVTLLNIKCFDKKTGQQYTEGPRIEKYKEMLKRKAEDQGAEFVSYDPSKGEWKFRVNHFSVYKLVDEDNWIQVDT, encoded by the exons ATGTTTGGTTCATCAAACC CAGCTTTTGGGCAGGCGTCATCGAGTCCGTTTGGCTCCTCGCAGTCAGTGTTTGGGCAACAGAACAATTCAA GTGTATTTGGTGCAGCTCAAACGTCTTCTCCTTTCTCTTCCAATACTACTTTCGGTGCTTCGTCTTCACCTGCTTTTGGTAGTTCGATGCCTGCATTTGGGGCATCTTCAACTCCGGCTTTTGGTAGTTCATCGTCGTCATTTGGTG GTTCATCAGTTTTTGGTCAGAAGCCTGCTTTTGGAGGTTTTGGCTCTACTCCTACTCAAACAAGTCCATTTGGAGGTGCCACCCAACCATCACAACCAGCATTTGGAAGTGTCACCCAACCATCGCAACCAGCATTTGGAAGTACCACCCAACCATCACAACCAGCATTTGGAAGCAGCATATTTGGTTCCTCAACACCTTTTGGTGCATCATCCCAACCAGCATTTGGTTCAACAGGCACCCCTGCTTTTGGTGCTACGAGCACTCCTTCCTTTGGTGCTACTAGCACCCCTGCGTTTGGTGCAGCCAGCACTCCCACATTTGGTTCAACCTCAAGCCCAGCTTTTGGTAGCACAGGAAGTGCTTTTGGTGTGTCAAGTGCTCCCGTGTTTGGAGGTGGGGGAGCATTTGGGGCTTCAAGTAGTCCTGTATTTGGTTCTTCAAGCACATCTGCATTTGGTACTTCGAGCTCTCCATTTGGGGCCTCTAGCTCTCCTGCTTTTGGTGCTTCTAGTACCCCTGCTTTTAGTTTTGGCTCCACTCAGGCTTTTGGTCAGTCTAGCTCTGCATTTGGTACCAGCAGCCCATTTGGGAGTACAACCTCAGCTTTTGGAGGTCAGAGTTCTGCTTTTG GATCACAGACTCCCACTCAAGCTTTTGGAAATACTGGTATTGGGCAGTCAGGATTTGGTGGTCAACGAGGTGGAAGTAGAGTAGCTAGTTACTCAGCTACACCTGAAGCAGATAGCGGTACCTCTGGACAGACTGCAAAATTGGAGTCCATATCAGCCATGCCTGTTTACAAAGAAAAAAGCCACGAGGAGCTAAGATGGGAGGACTATCAATTGGGAGATAAag GTGGACCACTTGCCTCTGCTCCTCAGCCAACTGGTTTTAACTCAAATGCAGGCTTTAATTCATCTACGACACAGACAAATGCCTTTTCTCCTTCACCTGTATTTGGCCAATCATCAGCCAATCCTTTTTCTAGCACAACACCTAATTCTAACCCATTTGCACCAAAGACTTCAACATTTTCTTCTGGATTTGGAACCTCAGCTCCTGCATTCAGTTCATCGGCttttggttcttcaacatcagCAGCAGCACCTTCAATTTTTGGCTCATCCACATCTCCGTTTGGGGCTAACTCTTCGTCACAAGCATTTGGGTCATCTACATCCCTGTTTAATACTGCTGCTCAGGGTACATCTTCACCATTCGGCTCAAGCATTTTTGGCAATACCCAGCCGTCCCAATTATTTAGCTCTGCAGCCCCCACAAATGCACAGTCTGGTTCCGCTTTTGGTCAGAATACCTCCCCTTTTGGTCAGACTGCTAATTTTAGCCAATCAAGCTTGTTCAGTTCACCTTCAACTGGGCTTGCTGGAAGCATTTTCTCAAGCAGCGCATCACTCACTTCTAATGCTCTGACAGGTTTTGGTCAAACAGCG CCGTCCATGTCAACACCTTTCCAATCTGCACAACCTGCTCAGTCGAGTGGTGCTTTTGCCTTTAGCAACTTCGGCCAGACACAACCTG CTGGTGCAAGTAGCTTCGGTGGAACTCCAGGCATATTTGGTCAGAATAATTTTGGGATTCA AGCTACTCCCCAGAACTCTATGGTTCCACAAGCTGCGCCCATTACAAACCCATTTGGAACACTTCCTGCTTTGCCTCAGATGTCAATTGGTCGAGTTGGAACCACTCCTTCCGTTCAATATGGAATCTCTAGCATGCCT GCCCAAGACAAACCTGCTACTGTAAGAATATCCTCCTTATTGACTTCTCGCCACCTCTCTCAAAGACGAATCAAGTTTCCTATCAGGAAATATAAGAATGAGGGATCAAAG GTTCCATTCTTTAGTGATGATGAGGATACTCCAACCACACCAAAGGCTGATGCTCTTTTCATTCCGAGGGAAAATCCAAGGGCGTTGATCATTTGTCCCATGGAGCAGTGGCCTGGAAGGGCTTCAGAGAAGGCATCTTCTTTTAAGGAGAGATACACCTCAGCGAATGAGAATG GGTTAGGCTCAAGAGAAGCATGTACCACACCGAACGATAGGACTGGCTCAGAGGCTAAGGAGA CTGAAAATGGTGTTGTCGTGGAGCAAGTTCAGCCCATACCAACAAAAAATGCATCCAATAATGAAGACCATTCTCCGCAAAAGGCGGATATGTACAAGACACTCAGTGGTCACAGAGCTGGTGAGGCTGCCATTGTGTATGAACATGGAGCTGATGTTGAGGCACTAATGCCAAAGCTGCGACGGTCTGATTACTTCACACTGCCTCGAATACATGAACTGGCGGCCAAGGAAAGAGCTGAACCAGGATTCTGCAGTCATGTCAAGGACTTTGTGGTTGGAAGGCAAGCTTATGGCAGCATCAAATTTTTGGGTGTGACAGATGTTCGAGGGCTTGATCTTGAGTCTATCGTTCAGTTTAACAATCGTGAGGTGATTGTATACATGGATGATTCAAAGAAACCTCCTGTTGGACAAGGGCTGAATAAACCTGCTGAGGTAACACTCCTCAACATAAAATGTTTCGACAAAAAAACTGGACAACAGTACACTGAAGGGCCAAGAATCGAGAAATATAAAGAGATGCTCAAGAGAAAGGCTGAAGACCAAGGTGCTGAGTTTGTATCATATGATCCCAGTAAAGGAGAGTGGAAGTTCAGGGTCAACCACTTCAGTGTTTACAAGCTGGTAGACGAAGACAATTGGATACAAGTTGATACATAA
- the LOC101495532 gene encoding nuclear pore complex protein NUP98A isoform X8 translates to MFGSSNPFGQASSSPFGSSQSVFGQQNNSSVFGAAQTSSPFSSNTTFGASSSPAFGSSMPAFGASSTPAFGSSSSSFGGSSVFGQKPAFGGFGSTPTQTSPFGGATQPSQPAFGSVTQPSQPAFGSTTQPSQPAFGSSIFGSSTPFGASSQPAFGSTGTPAFGATSTPSFGATSTPAFGAASTPTFGSTSSPAFGSTGSAFGVSSAPVFGGGGAFGASSSPVFGSSSTSAFGTSSSPFGASSSPAFGASSTPAFSFGSTQAFGQSSSAFGTSSPFGSTTSAFGGQSSAFGSQTPTQAFGNTGIGQSGFGGQRGGSRVASYSATPEADSGTSGQTAKLESISAMPVYKEKSHEELRWEDYQLGDKGGPLASAPQPTGFNSNAGFNSSTTQTNAFSPSPVFGQSSANPFSSTTPNSNPFAPKTSTFSSGFGTSAPAFSSSAFGSSTSAAAPSIFGSSTSPFGANSSSQAFGSSTSLFNTAAQGTSSPFGSSIFGNTQPSQLFSSAAPTNAQSGSAFGQNTSPFGQTANFSQSSLFSSPSTGLAGSIFSSSASLTSNALTGFGQTAPSMSTPFQSAQPAQSSGAFAFSNFGQTQPAGASSFGGTPGIFGQNNFGIQATPQNSMVPQAAPITNPFGTLPALPQMSIGRVGTTPSVQYGISSMPAQDKPATVRISSLLTSRHLSQRRIKFPIRKYKNEGSKVPFFSDDEDTPTTPKADALFIPRENPRALIICPMEQWPGRASEKASSFKERYTSANENGLGSREACTTPNDRTGSEAKETENGVVVEQVQPIPTKNASNNEDHSPQKADMYKTLSGHRAGEAAIVYEHGADVEALMPKLRRSDYFTLPRIHELAAKERAEPGFCSHVKDFVVGRQAYGSIKFLGVTDVRGLDLESIVQFNNREVIVYMDDSKKPPVGQGLNKPAEVTLLNIKCFDKKTGQQYTEGPRIEKYKEMLKRKAEDQGAEFVSYDPSKGEWKFRVNHFSVYKLVDEDNWIQVDT, encoded by the exons ATGTTTGGTTCATCAAACC CTTTTGGGCAGGCGTCATCGAGTCCGTTTGGCTCCTCGCAGTCAGTGTTTGGGCAACAGAACAATTCAA GTGTATTTGGTGCAGCTCAAACGTCTTCTCCTTTCTCTTCCAATACTACTTTCGGTGCTTCGTCTTCACCTGCTTTTGGTAGTTCGATGCCTGCATTTGGGGCATCTTCAACTCCGGCTTTTGGTAGTTCATCGTCGTCATTTGGTG GTTCATCAGTTTTTGGTCAGAAGCCTGCTTTTGGAGGTTTTGGCTCTACTCCTACTCAAACAAGTCCATTTGGAGGTGCCACCCAACCATCACAACCAGCATTTGGAAGTGTCACCCAACCATCGCAACCAGCATTTGGAAGTACCACCCAACCATCACAACCAGCATTTGGAAGCAGCATATTTGGTTCCTCAACACCTTTTGGTGCATCATCCCAACCAGCATTTGGTTCAACAGGCACCCCTGCTTTTGGTGCTACGAGCACTCCTTCCTTTGGTGCTACTAGCACCCCTGCGTTTGGTGCAGCCAGCACTCCCACATTTGGTTCAACCTCAAGCCCAGCTTTTGGTAGCACAGGAAGTGCTTTTGGTGTGTCAAGTGCTCCCGTGTTTGGAGGTGGGGGAGCATTTGGGGCTTCAAGTAGTCCTGTATTTGGTTCTTCAAGCACATCTGCATTTGGTACTTCGAGCTCTCCATTTGGGGCCTCTAGCTCTCCTGCTTTTGGTGCTTCTAGTACCCCTGCTTTTAGTTTTGGCTCCACTCAGGCTTTTGGTCAGTCTAGCTCTGCATTTGGTACCAGCAGCCCATTTGGGAGTACAACCTCAGCTTTTGGAGGTCAGAGTTCTGCTTTTG GATCACAGACTCCCACTCAAGCTTTTGGAAATACTGGTATTGGGCAGTCAGGATTTGGTGGTCAACGAGGTGGAAGTAGAGTAGCTAGTTACTCAGCTACACCTGAAGCAGATAGCGGTACCTCTGGACAGACTGCAAAATTGGAGTCCATATCAGCCATGCCTGTTTACAAAGAAAAAAGCCACGAGGAGCTAAGATGGGAGGACTATCAATTGGGAGATAAag GTGGACCACTTGCCTCTGCTCCTCAGCCAACTGGTTTTAACTCAAATGCAGGCTTTAATTCATCTACGACACAGACAAATGCCTTTTCTCCTTCACCTGTATTTGGCCAATCATCAGCCAATCCTTTTTCTAGCACAACACCTAATTCTAACCCATTTGCACCAAAGACTTCAACATTTTCTTCTGGATTTGGAACCTCAGCTCCTGCATTCAGTTCATCGGCttttggttcttcaacatcagCAGCAGCACCTTCAATTTTTGGCTCATCCACATCTCCGTTTGGGGCTAACTCTTCGTCACAAGCATTTGGGTCATCTACATCCCTGTTTAATACTGCTGCTCAGGGTACATCTTCACCATTCGGCTCAAGCATTTTTGGCAATACCCAGCCGTCCCAATTATTTAGCTCTGCAGCCCCCACAAATGCACAGTCTGGTTCCGCTTTTGGTCAGAATACCTCCCCTTTTGGTCAGACTGCTAATTTTAGCCAATCAAGCTTGTTCAGTTCACCTTCAACTGGGCTTGCTGGAAGCATTTTCTCAAGCAGCGCATCACTCACTTCTAATGCTCTGACAGGTTTTGGTCAAACAGCG CCGTCCATGTCAACACCTTTCCAATCTGCACAACCTGCTCAGTCGAGTGGTGCTTTTGCCTTTAGCAACTTCGGCCAGACACAACCTG CTGGTGCAAGTAGCTTCGGTGGAACTCCAGGCATATTTGGTCAGAATAATTTTGGGATTCA AGCTACTCCCCAGAACTCTATGGTTCCACAAGCTGCGCCCATTACAAACCCATTTGGAACACTTCCTGCTTTGCCTCAGATGTCAATTGGTCGAGTTGGAACCACTCCTTCCGTTCAATATGGAATCTCTAGCATGCCT GCCCAAGACAAACCTGCTACTGTAAGAATATCCTCCTTATTGACTTCTCGCCACCTCTCTCAAAGACGAATCAAGTTTCCTATCAGGAAATATAAGAATGAGGGATCAAAG GTTCCATTCTTTAGTGATGATGAGGATACTCCAACCACACCAAAGGCTGATGCTCTTTTCATTCCGAGGGAAAATCCAAGGGCGTTGATCATTTGTCCCATGGAGCAGTGGCCTGGAAGGGCTTCAGAGAAGGCATCTTCTTTTAAGGAGAGATACACCTCAGCGAATGAGAATG GGTTAGGCTCAAGAGAAGCATGTACCACACCGAACGATAGGACTGGCTCAGAGGCTAAGGAGA CTGAAAATGGTGTTGTCGTGGAGCAAGTTCAGCCCATACCAACAAAAAATGCATCCAATAATGAAGACCATTCTCCGCAAAAGGCGGATATGTACAAGACACTCAGTGGTCACAGAGCTGGTGAGGCTGCCATTGTGTATGAACATGGAGCTGATGTTGAGGCACTAATGCCAAAGCTGCGACGGTCTGATTACTTCACACTGCCTCGAATACATGAACTGGCGGCCAAGGAAAGAGCTGAACCAGGATTCTGCAGTCATGTCAAGGACTTTGTGGTTGGAAGGCAAGCTTATGGCAGCATCAAATTTTTGGGTGTGACAGATGTTCGAGGGCTTGATCTTGAGTCTATCGTTCAGTTTAACAATCGTGAGGTGATTGTATACATGGATGATTCAAAGAAACCTCCTGTTGGACAAGGGCTGAATAAACCTGCTGAGGTAACACTCCTCAACATAAAATGTTTCGACAAAAAAACTGGACAACAGTACACTGAAGGGCCAAGAATCGAGAAATATAAAGAGATGCTCAAGAGAAAGGCTGAAGACCAAGGTGCTGAGTTTGTATCATATGATCCCAGTAAAGGAGAGTGGAAGTTCAGGGTCAACCACTTCAGTGTTTACAAGCTGGTAGACGAAGACAATTGGATACAAGTTGATACATAA
- the LOC101495532 gene encoding nuclear pore complex protein NUP98A isoform X2 — MFGSSNPFGQASSSPFGSSQSVFGQQNNSSNNPFAPKPFGTTTPFGSQTGNSMFGGTSTGVFGAAQTSSPFSSNTTFGASSSPAFGSSMPAFGASSTPAFGSSSSSFGGSSVFGQKPAFGGFGSTPTQTSPFGGATQPSQPAFGSVTQPSQPAFGSTTQPSQPAFGSSIFGSSTPFGASSQPAFGSTGTPAFGATSTPSFGATSTPAFGAASTPTFGSTSSPAFGSTGSAFGVSSAPVFGGGGAFGASSSPVFGSSSTSAFGTSSSPFGASSSPAFGASSTPAFSFGSTQAFGQSSSAFGTSSPFGSTTSAFGGQSSAFGSQTPTQAFGNTGIGQSGFGGQRGGSRVASYSATPEADSGTSGQTAKLESISAMPVYKEKSHEELRWEDYQLGDKGGPLASAPQPTGFNSNAGFNSSTTQTNAFSPSPVFGQSSANPFSSTTPNSNPFAPKTSTFSSGFGTSAPAFSSSAFGSSTSAAAPSIFGSSTSPFGANSSSQAFGSSTSLFNTAAQGTSSPFGSSIFGNTQPSQLFSSAAPTNAQSGSAFGQNTSPFGQTANFSQSSLFSSPSTGLAGSIFSSSASLTSNALTGFGQTAPSMSTPFQSAQPAQSSGAFAFSNFGQTQPAGASSFGGTPGIFGQNNFGIQATPQNSMVPQAAPITNPFGTLPALPQMSIGRVGTTPSVQYGISSMPAQDKPATVRISSLLTSRHLSQRRIKFPIRKYKNEGSKVPFFSDDEDTPTTPKADALFIPRENPRALIICPMEQWPGRASEKASSFKERYTSANENGLGSREACTTPNDRTGSEAKETENGVVVEQVQPIPTKNASNNEDHSPQKADMYKTLSGHRAGEAAIVYEHGADVEALMPKLRRSDYFTLPRIHELAAKERAEPGFCSHVKDFVVGRQAYGSIKFLGVTDVRGLDLESIVQFNNREVIVYMDDSKKPPVGQGLNKPAEVTLLNIKCFDKKTGQQYTEGPRIEKYKEMLKRKAEDQGAEFVSYDPSKGEWKFRVNHFSVYKLVDEDNWIQVDT; from the exons ATGTTTGGTTCATCAAACC CTTTTGGGCAGGCGTCATCGAGTCCGTTTGGCTCCTCGCAGTCAGTGTTTGGGCAACAGAACAATTCAAGTAACAATCCTTTTGCCCCTAAGCCATTTGGTACTACAACTCCATTCGGTTCACAAACTGGTAATTCCATGTTTGGGGGTACTTCCACAGGTGTATTTGGTGCAGCTCAAACGTCTTCTCCTTTCTCTTCCAATACTACTTTCGGTGCTTCGTCTTCACCTGCTTTTGGTAGTTCGATGCCTGCATTTGGGGCATCTTCAACTCCGGCTTTTGGTAGTTCATCGTCGTCATTTGGTG GTTCATCAGTTTTTGGTCAGAAGCCTGCTTTTGGAGGTTTTGGCTCTACTCCTACTCAAACAAGTCCATTTGGAGGTGCCACCCAACCATCACAACCAGCATTTGGAAGTGTCACCCAACCATCGCAACCAGCATTTGGAAGTACCACCCAACCATCACAACCAGCATTTGGAAGCAGCATATTTGGTTCCTCAACACCTTTTGGTGCATCATCCCAACCAGCATTTGGTTCAACAGGCACCCCTGCTTTTGGTGCTACGAGCACTCCTTCCTTTGGTGCTACTAGCACCCCTGCGTTTGGTGCAGCCAGCACTCCCACATTTGGTTCAACCTCAAGCCCAGCTTTTGGTAGCACAGGAAGTGCTTTTGGTGTGTCAAGTGCTCCCGTGTTTGGAGGTGGGGGAGCATTTGGGGCTTCAAGTAGTCCTGTATTTGGTTCTTCAAGCACATCTGCATTTGGTACTTCGAGCTCTCCATTTGGGGCCTCTAGCTCTCCTGCTTTTGGTGCTTCTAGTACCCCTGCTTTTAGTTTTGGCTCCACTCAGGCTTTTGGTCAGTCTAGCTCTGCATTTGGTACCAGCAGCCCATTTGGGAGTACAACCTCAGCTTTTGGAGGTCAGAGTTCTGCTTTTG GATCACAGACTCCCACTCAAGCTTTTGGAAATACTGGTATTGGGCAGTCAGGATTTGGTGGTCAACGAGGTGGAAGTAGAGTAGCTAGTTACTCAGCTACACCTGAAGCAGATAGCGGTACCTCTGGACAGACTGCAAAATTGGAGTCCATATCAGCCATGCCTGTTTACAAAGAAAAAAGCCACGAGGAGCTAAGATGGGAGGACTATCAATTGGGAGATAAag GTGGACCACTTGCCTCTGCTCCTCAGCCAACTGGTTTTAACTCAAATGCAGGCTTTAATTCATCTACGACACAGACAAATGCCTTTTCTCCTTCACCTGTATTTGGCCAATCATCAGCCAATCCTTTTTCTAGCACAACACCTAATTCTAACCCATTTGCACCAAAGACTTCAACATTTTCTTCTGGATTTGGAACCTCAGCTCCTGCATTCAGTTCATCGGCttttggttcttcaacatcagCAGCAGCACCTTCAATTTTTGGCTCATCCACATCTCCGTTTGGGGCTAACTCTTCGTCACAAGCATTTGGGTCATCTACATCCCTGTTTAATACTGCTGCTCAGGGTACATCTTCACCATTCGGCTCAAGCATTTTTGGCAATACCCAGCCGTCCCAATTATTTAGCTCTGCAGCCCCCACAAATGCACAGTCTGGTTCCGCTTTTGGTCAGAATACCTCCCCTTTTGGTCAGACTGCTAATTTTAGCCAATCAAGCTTGTTCAGTTCACCTTCAACTGGGCTTGCTGGAAGCATTTTCTCAAGCAGCGCATCACTCACTTCTAATGCTCTGACAGGTTTTGGTCAAACAGCG CCGTCCATGTCAACACCTTTCCAATCTGCACAACCTGCTCAGTCGAGTGGTGCTTTTGCCTTTAGCAACTTCGGCCAGACACAACCTG CTGGTGCAAGTAGCTTCGGTGGAACTCCAGGCATATTTGGTCAGAATAATTTTGGGATTCA AGCTACTCCCCAGAACTCTATGGTTCCACAAGCTGCGCCCATTACAAACCCATTTGGAACACTTCCTGCTTTGCCTCAGATGTCAATTGGTCGAGTTGGAACCACTCCTTCCGTTCAATATGGAATCTCTAGCATGCCT GCCCAAGACAAACCTGCTACTGTAAGAATATCCTCCTTATTGACTTCTCGCCACCTCTCTCAAAGACGAATCAAGTTTCCTATCAGGAAATATAAGAATGAGGGATCAAAG GTTCCATTCTTTAGTGATGATGAGGATACTCCAACCACACCAAAGGCTGATGCTCTTTTCATTCCGAGGGAAAATCCAAGGGCGTTGATCATTTGTCCCATGGAGCAGTGGCCTGGAAGGGCTTCAGAGAAGGCATCTTCTTTTAAGGAGAGATACACCTCAGCGAATGAGAATG GGTTAGGCTCAAGAGAAGCATGTACCACACCGAACGATAGGACTGGCTCAGAGGCTAAGGAGA CTGAAAATGGTGTTGTCGTGGAGCAAGTTCAGCCCATACCAACAAAAAATGCATCCAATAATGAAGACCATTCTCCGCAAAAGGCGGATATGTACAAGACACTCAGTGGTCACAGAGCTGGTGAGGCTGCCATTGTGTATGAACATGGAGCTGATGTTGAGGCACTAATGCCAAAGCTGCGACGGTCTGATTACTTCACACTGCCTCGAATACATGAACTGGCGGCCAAGGAAAGAGCTGAACCAGGATTCTGCAGTCATGTCAAGGACTTTGTGGTTGGAAGGCAAGCTTATGGCAGCATCAAATTTTTGGGTGTGACAGATGTTCGAGGGCTTGATCTTGAGTCTATCGTTCAGTTTAACAATCGTGAGGTGATTGTATACATGGATGATTCAAAGAAACCTCCTGTTGGACAAGGGCTGAATAAACCTGCTGAGGTAACACTCCTCAACATAAAATGTTTCGACAAAAAAACTGGACAACAGTACACTGAAGGGCCAAGAATCGAGAAATATAAAGAGATGCTCAAGAGAAAGGCTGAAGACCAAGGTGCTGAGTTTGTATCATATGATCCCAGTAAAGGAGAGTGGAAGTTCAGGGTCAACCACTTCAGTGTTTACAAGCTGGTAGACGAAGACAATTGGATACAAGTTGATACATAA